The genomic region TGCAGTTCCATAAGTATTAATGTATAAACCACAAGGCTCTGCAACACCAATAGCATAAGAAACCTGTACCAAAACTTCATCAGCCACTCCTGCAGCCACTAAGTTTTTAGCAATGTGTCTTGTAGCGTAAGCAGCACTTCTGTCTACTTTTGAAGGATCTTTTCCAGAGAAAGCACCACCACCGTGAGCCCCTTTACCTCCGTAAGTATCTACAATGATTTTTCTTCCTGTAAGACCTGTATCTCCGTGAGGGCCTCCGATCACAAATTTTCCTGTCGGGTTGATGTGATATTTGATCTGATCATTGAACAATGCTTTGATCTCCTCAGTCTGTTGAGCTACCACTCTTGGTACAAGGATATTTTTGATATCTTCACGGATCTTGTTCAGCATTTCTTCTTCAGTTCCGAAGTCATCATGCTGGGTAGACACTACAATAGAATCAATTCTTACCGGCTTATGGTCATCAGAATACTCAATAGTTACCTGGCTTTTCGCATCCGGACGAAGGTAAGCAATCTCTTTTCCTTCTCTTCTCAATACAGAAAGCTCTTTAAGGATAGTGTGGGCAAGGTCCAGAGCAAGCGGCATATAATTAGCCGTCTCGTTGGTTGCATAACCGAACATCATCCCCTGGTCACCGGCACCCTGTGCATTGGCTTTAGCTTCAAAAGATTCGTCGTTTACGGCTCTGTCTACTCCCTGGTTGATATCCGGAGACTGTTCGTGGATAGCTGAAATCACTCCGCAAGAATCCCCGTTGAACATATATTCTCCTTTAGTGTATCCAATTCCGTTGATAACATCTCTTGCGATAGTCTGAACATCAAGATATGCATCAGATTTCACTTCTCCGGCCAGTACAACCTGTCCCGTAGTTACAAGGGTTTCGCAGGCAACTTTAGAGCTTTTATCATATGCTAAAAAGTGATCGATTAATGCATCGGAGATCTGATCGGCAATTTTATCCGGATGTCCTTCTGAAACTGATTCAGATGTAAATAGATAAGAC from Chryseobacterium shigense harbors:
- the metK gene encoding methionine adenosyltransferase yields the protein MSYLFTSESVSEGHPDKIADQISDALIDHFLAYDKSSKVACETLVTTGQVVLAGEVKSDAYLDVQTIARDVINGIGYTKGEYMFNGDSCGVISAIHEQSPDINQGVDRAVNDESFEAKANAQGAGDQGMMFGYATNETANYMPLALDLAHTILKELSVLRREGKEIAYLRPDAKSQVTIEYSDDHKPVRIDSIVVSTQHDDFGTEEEMLNKIREDIKNILVPRVVAQQTEEIKALFNDQIKYHINPTGKFVIGGPHGDTGLTGRKIIVDTYGGKGAHGGGAFSGKDPSKVDRSAAYATRHIAKNLVAAGVADEVLVQVSYAIGVAEPCGLYINTYGTAKVDLHDGEIAKKVSTIFDLRPYAIEQNLKLRNPIYQETASYGHMGKEHYVADKTFNKGQKNEITLTGLEFFTWEKLDKVDEIKAAFGI